CTCTCGCTGCTCATTTTTACTTAATCCCTCTACACTAATACTTTGCACTTGATGTCCGTAAGCCTCGTAGTATTTTAAAATCTTCTCGATCACTTGATCAGTACTGCCAACTAGTGCAGATCCGTTTTGAATGTGATCTTCCAGATCTCTAAAAGGCGGTTGATTGAACCTCGATGCTTCTGTATTCATATGGGCATCATAATACGGGCGATAGCGTTTAATTGCTTCTTCCGTAGTATTTGCCAAATACAAGCCTCTTGCGCCTGATCCGACTACTGCCTGTTTAGGATCATGGCCATAATAAGCTAGACGTTCGCGATAGTGATCAATTAACGCTTTGTACTTAGCCATCGGATGAAACGTATTCGATGAAAAAATAGGTTCGCCATACTTCGCAGCAAGCTCAGTAGAAAGCGGACTTGATGCACTGCCATGCCACACTGGAATTTGTTTTTGAAAAGGTCTAGGTTTTGTGGTTACATTGTTTATAGGCGGGCGATATTTCCCCTCCCAAGTGACGCCTACTTCATTCCATAAGAGCTTCAGAAGCTTATACCGATCTGCAAGAGATTCCCATTGCTCCTCCTCGGTAATCCCGAAAAGCGGATAATGTCGCGGATCGTTCCCTTTACCAATTATTACATCTAGTCGTCCGCCTGAAAGATGGTCTAGTGTAGCATAATCTTCAGCCACACGTACCGGGTCAAGCACGCTCAGAACCATTACTGTAGTCAACAAACGGATTTTTGAGGTCTGAGCTGCAATGGCCGTCAGCGTCACTGCCGGTGAGGAAGACAAGAATGGTGCACCATGACGCTCACCCACCCCATAGCCATCAAAACCAAGTTCTTCAGCGAGAACAGCCTGATTTAGCACGTTTTGAAACATTTGTTGCTCAGTAAATACTTCTCCGGTCACGCCGTTTGGGTGATTACTCAAAAGGCTAATCAAAACAAATTTCAACTTTTAAACCCCCTTCATATTATTTTGTTATCTATTGATTAACCGGTTTCATATTTTTTGTCTTTAATAAAGTGAAACTTCAATCAGTGGGGGGGTCGACGCATAGGATATGCTAGTGAAGGCGCCCGCACAGGACGCCTGAGCTTTTAGCCTTCGTACATTCGTCCCCCACTGATTGTTAGTTGAACCAATCGGACTTTTACGGGATAAACGTTTGATTAATAAAATCCTGTATGATATGTGATGCAGTCTCTATTTTTCATTGAATAACTAAGCTAAACACCTATCATACAGGTGACCTGTGTTTTTCAACACGATTCTGGAATTCCTCCTATTTTTGTAAATTCACATCAAAAAATAAAGGATAGCCAAGCGAATCAAACTTTAGCCCCTGCACTTTTTTAGCTGCAGCAACTGTATATGGGAAATCATAAATTGGAATAACCGCAACCTGATCAATTAATTTTTGTTGCACTTGCTTATAGAGATCCGCCCGTTTTTCTTTATCTAATTCTACAGCGGCATTCTCTAACCAAGTATCGATTTCCTTATCTTTTATCCAACTAAGATTAAGTCCTCCCGTATCACGAGTTTTTTGAGAATGATAAAAAAGAGTTAAGTCATCAGGATCTAAAGCCACTCGGCTGTTTCCACGAAGATCGTATCCTTTTGCATCCTTCAGAATACTCAATGGATCATTTGTTGTAATAAGTTCCACTTGTACGCCTACTTCTTTTAATTGTTGTTGAACCATTAGTGAAATATCTTGTCTTTTCTCACGATTGATAGCATCGTTAAGTATACGTAAAGTAAGTGTTTTTCCATCTTTTTTACGTAATCCGTCAGATGCTTTTTCCCAACCCAATTCATCAAATAATTGGTTCGCTTTTTTCACATCATATGAGTCTTTATTTTCGAGACTCTTATCATAACCAAAGGTAATAGGCGCCAGTGAAGACCATGCTCTTTTATACGTTCCCAAGTATAATGTATTCACAATCGTCTTTACATCAATAGCTGCCTTTAAAGCTTGTCTTGCTTTTACATCATCCCAAGGTGCCGTCGTTTGATTGATAAACAACGTATAGGGAAGTCCTCCTGTAGCTGCCTCAAGAATGTTTAATTGATTATTCGCTTTGATTGAAACTACATCTTGTGGAGGTACAGTTTCAATCGCATTCACTTGCCCGCTTTGGACACTTCCAATTCGAGTTGCCTCTTCAGGTATGATTTTAAAAACAAGTTTATCCAAATAGGCCGGGCCATCATGTTCAGCAAAAGGGTATCCTCCATGATAATTTTCATTCTTCTCCAGTACAATCCGATCATTTTCTACTTGTTCAACAAATTTAAAAGGACCTGACCCTACGGGATGGGCATTGAATTGATCTCCATACTTTTCTGCAGCTTCTTGTGAGACAATG
This window of the Bacillus gobiensis genome carries:
- a CDS encoding LLM class flavin-dependent oxidoreductase, giving the protein MKFVLISLLSNHPNGVTGEVFTEQQMFQNVLNQAVLAEELGFDGYGVGERHGAPFLSSSPAVTLTAIAAQTSKIRLLTTVMVLSVLDPVRVAEDYATLDHLSGGRLDVIIGKGNDPRHYPLFGITEEEQWESLADRYKLLKLLWNEVGVTWEGKYRPPINNVTTKPRPFQKQIPVWHGSASSPLSTELAAKYGEPIFSSNTFHPMAKYKALIDHYRERLAYYGHDPKQAVVGSGARGLYLANTTEEAIKRYRPYYDAHMNTEASRFNQPPFRDLEDHIQNGSALVGSTDQVIEKILKYYEAYGHQVQSISVEGLSKNEQREQLERFATEVMPVLRREIPSTVWDSKRPTLI
- a CDS encoding ABC transporter substrate-binding protein — translated: MMITRNKPHKKILIQIACLLFLLAGCSNAGNSNSSTIGTEESKSSKPVSGGEFTYALSTPPDTLDPQASGFAVSYRVLKSIFETLVYQSKDNTIEPWLATEWDISEDQKSYTFKLRDDVTFHDGSKFNAEVVKYNFERILNPKTRATTAASYLGKFKSIEILDDYTIKINLSEPSATFLTLLAHTNLSIVSQEAAEKYGDQFNAHPVGSGPFKFVEQVENDRIVLEKNENYHGGYPFAEHDGPAYLDKLVFKIIPEEATRIGSVQSGQVNAIETVPPQDVVSIKANNQLNILEAATGGLPYTLFINQTTAPWDDVKARQALKAAIDVKTIVNTLYLGTYKRAWSSLAPITFGYDKSLENKDSYDVKKANQLFDELGWEKASDGLRKKDGKTLTLRILNDAINREKRQDISLMVQQQLKEVGVQVELITTNDPLSILKDAKGYDLRGNSRVALDPDDLTLFYHSQKTRDTGGLNLSWIKDKEIDTWLENAAVELDKEKRADLYKQVQQKLIDQVAVIPIYDFPYTVAAAKKVQGLKFDSLGYPLFFDVNLQK